In Malassezia vespertilionis chromosome 4, complete sequence, the DNA window CGCCGTCTGCTTCGATATCCACTAGGAAGCGCCACTTCCGGTGCGGACGAAGCTTGCTGCTGGTCCTCCATACTGACCTGTAGTGCAACCTGTAGAtcggcatcgtcgtcgtccaatACATGAATCGGTGCGTCTTGCGTTCCGCGCCCCCCCTTGGACAGGGCGATTTCGTCGGCAATACTTTGCAACGGAGACGTATCGCCGTCATGCTCCACCACAAATACAGTGTATccttcgcgctcgaccgTGTCCAAAAAAGTGCTCAGATATGTTGCACTGAGCCATTGCGGTTTGGCAAAAAAACTATTAAGATTGTACCATTGCCGCGTATCGCGACCGAACCCACGAAGAGTAAACCAGTGGCTCCCCAAATGCAAGAGAAACGCGAATTCCCGCTCAGGAAAGGCGTGGCGCGTTTGTAACCCACCTTGATTTCGCCAGCGTTCCAGACGCAAATCCCACGACTTGCACGCACGGTCAATCACTTCCACACTAAAGTAGCCCGTGTCATCCATATGGCGCGCCAATGTACTTTCCAATGGCTCGCTGCCGCCCAGGCCAAGCTCTTCATGCTCGTAGGCAGCAATTTCCTGTGCAAGTTGGCCAAGGTGCGTAGCGTCAAAAAGACCGTCCTGCAAAACCCCATTCAAGGCGTGCTGTGCACAAAGCATACTCCCAGGCTCCTGTCGCTCATGGTACACGTACGGCAGCAACGCACTACCACCCGCCGCGTCGGACATGAGCAAGAGGCTGGGCTAAAACGAACGCGCGTCCGTGCTCGCTGACGTAATGTAGTATGAAGGGACAAGGCTAGGACGCTATGCTACGGTGGCGGCCCCAGATTCAGGCGAGTCGCTCAGGAACTCGGCAGAATGATTCTGCAGGTACTGAACACTGCGCTTTTCGTCGAGAAACAGGTTATACACACGGCGGACGTCGGCAACATCCACCTCGGCCGCCTTCCGCCGCCTCGATGCAAGGTATGCGGTCGTGATGAGGTTGATCGTGTAGCGCAGCGAAGTTTCCATCGCCATGCGCGTAAGCACATCTAGTGCTTCGGTAGTAAGTTTCACCTCTTCTTCATCCGCGCGAAGAGACAAGATTTGACGCACTTCGCGGTCCGAATAGGGTTTGGTGCTAATAATAAGCAAGCGGTCAAGCAAGTCAATCGGAATCCCGTGTGGAGAGCTGAAACGCGTGCCGCGAATCTGCGTATGACCTCGGTTCGAGGCCATGACAAGAAGCGGTGAAAGCTCCGACTCGAGTGCACGGTTCAGGTACGAGAAGCACTCGATATCAAGCATGTGTACCTCGTCCAAAAACAAGACGCCGGGAATAATCTCGGCCTTGCCTTCTTCGCGCCATTCGCTGACTTTAGCATTGATTTGGTCGCGCAGCTCAGGCTTGATTTCGCCCGTGTCGCCAGCAAAAAGGGCAAGGAAGCCCTGCGTGCGCGAGTTGATCACGTCAATCTCGTGGAGTGTTACTGTGTGCACTACCTCgcggcgacgctgcagTTCTCCTTCAGGCACTTGCACAAACTTGGTATCGCTACCGATCGCATCATAgtcgcgcgagcgcgcaaagctgcgACCCAGCTTGGTGATCCGGCCGCTCGACTTTTCAATGGTTATCACATCACCGGCGGTAAccttctcgcgctgcaaaacaTCAATCATCTTGGATCCAAGCTCGTAAACAGTCTCCATGTCGGTCGTCTTCATGACAATCTTGCCCGTTTTGGTCGCACCCGTGAGGCTGCGGTCGATCTGGATCTCAACGACTTCACCCTCAATAATCTCCGCCTCCTCCTTAATGCGCACACCAATAGACTTCCGAAACGCTTGCGTAAGCGCCTCGGTCTTGCTCATCTCCAAGGAGTAGACCTCCGAGGAAGCAAGCATCGTAAAGGGAACGTCGGGGCCAAGCGTTTGTGCCATGCCCATCGCAATCGCCGTCTTGCCCGTACCAGGAGGACCAGCAATCAGCACCGCACGTCCAGCAATGCGGCCCGCCTGTACGATTTTAACAATTGTGCCGGCCGCCTTCCGCGCAGGCTGCTGACCGACCAGTCCATCAGCATTTTCGCGCGGCTCCAGACGCTCGTCAAGCCCCAGGCCGCGTACATGTGAGTGTGTTCCAATGCGTTCCAGCGACTGAATCGTCGTCTGCGTCGGTGTCGTAGAAATACTCGCCTGTGTGTCAGCAAAAAGCGGCACGTACCATTGTTGCGGGACGAAAAGACactgtgcgccaaacgatgatgtatcacgtgatcgTTTTTAAAATGCTCGTGCGCCGTCCTTGTCGAAGCATGCCGCTCGCGGACGATATTTGGCCTGCGTTTTcaccgcacgcgccgattGTCGTTGCGCGTGGATCTTTGTTtggtgcagctgctggtGGGGTAGCAGGATCGGTAGCTGGTACTCTTAATTGGGTGCCAGTTGAACCTGCCATCCTCAGTGTGCGTCTCGCCAAGTCCTGGTTCGCATTCTCGTTTGGTTTTTTTGGTACGTACCTACTGTCTTACACCAGCTTTTCGAGAGTATGCTGTTAGACCAATGCTTGAGTCGGGCAACGATATCGCGAGCGTTCCGGGTCATTTTCGCAATATGCGCGAAACATTTTTGGCCGGCGGCATTATGGGcggcatcgccgctgcggtgACAAAACGCGCCATTGTACCTGGAATTTTTACGATGTCCGGCTGCTGTACAGCACTTCAAATTGTTGGGAACGAGCTGGGTCTGtgtttgcgcgctgcattaCACGCCGCACCTGCTGAACCACCCGCAGCACCTACGCCAACAATTGACGAGCCGCCGTCGCCAGCCAAGGAAGAAGCGACCAAAAAATCCAACTGGTTGCTCTCCTTTTTTGAAAAGCACGACATAATTGTGCCGCTTTCTGATGAACAGTACAGAGAGCGGCTTAAGAAACAGTCTGGAGAGATTGACGCTCAACTTATTTTAGTGGAGCAAGAGCTCGCCCAGCGTCACAAGTATGTAGATGAAACAGCGTGAGCTAAATGTATTCTAGAACAATAGTGGCGAGTCAATTACACTGAAGCCCGCAGCAACACCGCCTTCGTTGCTTTCGCTGGCTTTCGTGCGCAATAGATAACCGCCGGTACGGCTCGAGAGCATGTCCAGAGGCGCTTTTTTGGACGGGCCTGGCTTGTACAACATTGTGCCAAATACGCCAAGCTCGCTGACCGTTTCCGTGGCATGCTCAGAGCCAGGTGTCTGTTTGCCTGCACGCATAAATAGACTGCCCCTGTTCTCCGGCGTACGAATGAGGCTCATGAGAATGTAGccctcgcgctccttgatGCCTGACCCCCCCTGCTTTGCATTGCGTTCCTTGTCGCGTGCCTCCATTGCATCAAGTGCAGGGATAATATCATCTTTATAGATGTTGTTGCTCCCCccctcgcgctgcggttTCAGCACAAAGCCCTGTGGAGattcgcgcagcaaggccATGCCTTCTTTGCCCAACGGGGAGTCGTCCATCGGCCAGAGCTTTGCAAacgtgctgcgcaacagATCGCCTTCCTTGCCCAGATAATGTTCCAAAACGCCGGGTTCTGCAAGTACTTGTTGTACCTTCTTCGCTCCCGCGAGTTGCATTGCAATCGAGGGACACTTGATCGCATGACTGCGCTCCAGCAGAAGCCGCGTAGCCCATGCATCGTCCGACTTGTAATCTGTCGGCGAATACCCTGCCCTGAAGTAGACCACCGAGATCTCTATGGGAGTGAAGCTGATAGGAGACTGCATGGCAAGGATCCGATCGACGCCGTGCAGTGAGGCAATGGTGCCGAGTTCGTcaagcgacgcacgcagcacagGGATCGCATGCTCTTCGAGCAATTCCATTTCCAATGCGCGCTGATCAAATGTAttgcgctcctcgggcTGAACCACGAACAAAATAGCGGGCTTTATCATGCGATgttcctcgcgctgctgtttGACATAGCAGTTGtgcgcgtcggcaagcCCTGACACGAGCACAGAAAGTGCTTCGTTTTTGGGCATGTTCGCCTTGGAGATAAGTGGATCCATTGCATCGTAGGCACCTTTGCGAAAAAGAAAATGGTGCATTTGGGATGCAAgtgtgcaaagcgcgccaaacgagGCCGAAATTGTGTTGAATTCCACCtgccgcagcttgccgGTTGATTGGGGTGCCATATGCACGAGGTAGTCAGAGCGGCACAAAGCAAGCTGAGTGCTTTGCGTGGTGCCTTCTTCCTCGGCCACAGTCCAAATTTCGTACAAGCGACGCTGAAAATCGTCTACATGCACGACTGAATTTTGGAGCACCGAGCTCAAAAAATCCTTGTCCGTCGCCACGCGTGCATACAGCGTATTGTAGAGCGGTGCAAAGTCCATTGCTTTCTCAAACAAGTCTCGCGGAAACGGTGTAGGGAGCAGGGTCAGGGGCGCATGGATGGTAGTATCTTGCGGTGGCATTCCGCCTTCCTCTGCGGGTAGCGCTCGATACACAAGCCCATGGCGCAAAGCATAATCTCTTGCATCCACCGTCACAAATTTGTTTCTTGTAGGTTCTAGAATCTCGGCGGGAGGCCATGGTGGCAAAGACATTGCACTCGCCATATTCGTAGCGGGACTGCAAGAAGCTTGTGGCTCGTGCAGAGCCATTGCCCGATAGCCCGATTTGTGCGTGTACGCTCATTACAACTATGAAGCTTGGGAGCGCACGTCCCATCCGGTATGACCGTGCGCGTCTGCTACTGCTTGTCCACGATCGGAATGCACGTCCGAGAgattgcgccgcatacGCATGTGCAGCCCTGAGTGGTCGCTGAAGATAAACTCCAAAATCACCATTGTCCACGAAGTATGGCACGGAAGTGTGTCGTAAAATTCAGAAGCCagtttgtgcagcgcaggcagGCGCGTCCATGGAATGGAGGGAAAGTCGTGGTGTTCGTTGTGGTATCCGACATTATAAGCAAGAATGTTTAGCGGTCCATAGTAACTCCACGTCTCTTGCTGAATGTTGCTAAACATGTAATGTTCAGCAATGAAATGGCCCGCTACCGGGTGTAGCGATCCGGCGAAAAAAGAACTTAAAATGAGGTAGATCAAAGGGATCCACGACCCTGTAATTTTGTACAACGTAAAGTTAAAAATGAGCTGCGTCGTTATGCTCAAAAGGTGCCAATACGTTagtttttgcgcgcgcaaaaaccCTGGTCTAAGTGCGTAAAAGAGTAGCTGAAATGTCGCAAAAAAAGTTTTGCCCAGCACATTGTTTAGGCAAAGGAGTTCGATGCGCGTCGGCATGTCTGTGTCAATCCCGTCCTCGCCAAGGTATTTATGATGCTCGATATGGTACGGTTTGAACATCATGGCGTACGGAATCCCAATGGGAAGGTTGGCAAAAATGGCCAGCACTCGATTTGCGCGGATCCCTTTAAATGCAAGGTTATGCGTGATTTCGTGTATCGCGAGAAATAAATTTTGGTTTGCACAGCCGCCCACGATGTATGCAGTCAGGAGGAAGCGCCAGTTATACGCGCCCATGCCTATTTGTGCAAGCCCGATGGCAATGGCAACTTGCAAACAAACAACCGCGACAGTTACGTATTTGGTCAACGGCTCATGGCCCATTAGTTTTCGCACTTCGGGATGTGCTTTCAAAATGGCAATGCGCCGTGTCTTATGCGGCTCTTCATTCAAAGACCATAAAAAATCGTTTGTGCGCATGGTCTCCACAGGAATAGACGGCATCCATGGTTGGGCAACCCCGGCTTTCTGTGTCGCATTCAAAACGCCATTGCCATCAGCTGCGTGTAGTGGAGGCGCGGACTCTTCGCCTCCATAAAGAGACCAGTCAATGCGAATGCTTGGCGCGACATTGCTCGTGTCGCGGAAGCGCCGGAATTGCATGATACTCGCCAAGTcgcgtggcgcagcgcaacagACGAGCAACTGCTGAATAAGCAAGTGCCGGTTTTGCACCCACCACACCATGGCGTCGGAAATGGAAGAGGTGTGGAACAGCATATTCAATGCGGGCGTCAACTCTGCAACGCACCGTATTATGAACTATGCGTTCTATACACTGTTTCTCACGTTGATTACCATGTTTTTGGCTACAGGCTTCAGCATGCATGTATTCGTCCTGCTTCTCCTGTCCATTTCCCTGTGCGTGGCCGTGAATATGTACGTGGCATGCACAATGCTGACGATAGGTTTGTGGGAGAGCTCAACCGTATGCAGGATGAGAAGGACTATTTGAAGGCAAAGAAGCAGTAGTGCGGCTTTTGATACCCCGGCAAATGACCGACGTAGCATCCATACTTTCTCGCCAGCCTTACATTGGTCTTGGCCGTTGCAAAGCACTATAGCAACCAACGCAAgcgtgtgcgtgcacaaaCATATTTGCTACACATACGTTCTATGCATCCGCGATACCCGGGCGGTAGTTGTCCTTGGTATGTTGGTCGGGGGTCGACCAGTTGTCAGGCATCGCCAGCTCGGGGTTGCGCTCGCTTGCAAGATGACCACCAAACAAGACTGCACCGTGCTCTTTTTCGTACGACTCAATGCGCTGGTCGACTAGCGGGCGGAAGTGTCGCAAAAGGCCCTGGATCGGCCATGCGGCAGCGTCTGAAAGACCACAAATAGTATGGCCTTCCATTTGCTTTGTAAGCTCCCAGAGCATATCaacctcgcgcagcgctgcgcggcccaCCTCAAAGCGTTCCATAATGCTGGCCGCCCATGTGGTGCCCTCGCGGCAAGGAGTGCACTGACCACAGCTCTCGTGTTGGTAGAATTTGGCCAGACGGCTGATGGCCTTGACCAAGTCTGTGGACTTGTCCATCACAATGGCTGACCCAGTACCAAGCGCAGACTGGTTGTCACGCAGCGAGTCAAAGTCCATCAAAACGTGCTCACACACATCTTTGGGAATCATAGGAGTAGATGAGCCACCAGGAATGACAGCAAGAAGGTTGTCCCATCcaccgcgcacgccgccacAGTGTTTGTCAATGAGCTCCTTCAAAGGAATGCTCATTTCCTCTTCCACAACACAGGGCCGGTTCACATGACCGCTGACGGCAAACAACTTCGTGCCGTGGTTTTTGTCACGGCCAAAGTTGGCAAACCACGAGGGACCGCGACGGATAATCGTGGGCACCACGGCCATGGTCTCGACGTTGGTGACAGTTGTCGGGCAGCCAAAAAGGCCAATATCAGCAGGAAACGGAGGCTTCATGCGCGGCTTTCCCTGTTTACCCTCGAGTGACTCGACCAGCGCAGTCTCTTCACCGCAAATGTAAGCACCGGCGCCACGGTGAACGTGAATATCAAAGTCAAAGTCAGAGCCGCAGGCGTTGCGGCCAACAAGACCGGCTTTGTACGCCTCCTTAATTGCTTCTTCCAGGTGGTTCGCCTCTTCGACAAACTCGCCACGAATGTAAATGTAACAAGTTTGGGCGCCCATACCGCGTGCAACGAGGAGACAGCCCTCGATCAGCTTGTGCGGGTCACCACGCATAATCTCGCGATCCTTGCAAGTACCCGGCTCACCCTCATCTGCATTAATGACGAGATAGCGCGGGCGGGGATCTTTCTCCCAGCCAGGCTTGAGCATAAAGCTCCATTTCAGGCCGGACGGAAAGCCAGCACCACCACGCCCACGCAAGCCAGACGCCTTGCCTTGATCAATAATAAACATGTTTCCTTTGTCGATAATATCGCGCGTCCGGTGCCAATCACCACGGGCCAACGCGCCTTTCAAGCGCCAGTCGTGATGGCAGTACAGGTTCTGGAAGATACGGTCCTGGTCCCGCAGACCCCCGTGGAGATGCTGAGGCATCCCGGTCACGGTGGCAAGTCCACGTCTTGTGCTGGCACGCATGCCAGCCttgtgcactgcgctcACGGCACGAGCAGAACGACTAGCAAACCTTTGCATATCAAACGTACTGACTCGGGAACGAGTACGAGTGGTTTTCTCTGCTGGAAACAAGCCTGTGTGTCCATGTGGCAACATATACGCAGCCAATAAAAATGTATAGAATACAAATGTTGCTCCGGTGCGGCACGTGGCCAGTTGTTTTGCGTGCCCCGCGGatctgtgcgcgacgtaTGCTGCGAatcgcacggcgcgctggacaaggcgcgctatggcgctgcgcaatgccgaTCGCACCGACTCATTTTGGCTTTAGCGAAGCGCACCATGCTCCTATTTTTCGACGCACTTTCACCTCCTCCCCAAGAGTGTATGAAAGGCTCAATCTTCCCGTGAGCGTGACGGGGTCCGAGCAAGGCCAACCGTTGGTGTACAATCGGCCACAAAAAAAGAAACGCAGGCCGTGGTACACTTCTCCGGCCATGTACATTGCAGCGACTATCCCTGTATTCACATTTTTTCTTGGGAACTGGCAGCTCGACCGCCTGCAGTGGAAGCTCATGTtgatcgacgagctcgacgaaaagctgcgccgcaccccGCTCCGCATGCCCAAGAATATCAATATCGACGTTCTCAATGAGTTTTCATTTCGTTTATTTGAGGTTTGCGGGACATTTGACGTGTCGAGGACACTGTTTATGGGGCCGCGCACCCAcgaaggcgcgcgcggctaCCAGCTTGTGATGCCTTTCCGCCGCGACGACGGCGGCCCGGATATCCTTGTGAACCGCGGATTTGTAGATAACAATGCCATTGAGGGCACGGGTATGAACAAGCGCCTGAAGCATTCATTGCCGGACGACAATAAACG includes these proteins:
- a CDS encoding uncharacterized protein (COG:O; EggNog:ENOG503P453; MEROPS:MER0099998) yields the protein MSDAAGGSALLPYVYHERQEPGSMLCAQHALNGVLQDGLFDATHLGQLAQEIAAYEHEELGLGGSEPLESTLARHMDDTGYFSVEVIDRACKSWDLRLERWRNQGGLQTRHAFPEREFAFLLHLGSHWFTLRGFGRDTRQWYNLNSFFAKPQWLSATYLSTFLDTVEREGYTVFVVEHDGDTSPLQSIADEIALSKGGRGTQDAPIHVLDDDDADLQVALQVSMEDQQQASSAPEVALPSGYRSRRRRQSLIEEMPAADMNGRAVWKTRRKQASPSSASNDALQDMMTQRSPFLHSRASTLLDSDVESIEEFSDNEPPQPQRTHVDDEEEQLRAVIAASLGQPYKVPEHILTQTERKSQRSPSPPIAVPADVERIRKLRAEAISGEQSPAPVPAAEQASSGDEAEEEGKDMSPDEIRRRRLARFG
- the RVB2 gene encoding DNA helicase (EggNog:ENOG503NVB1; COG:L); its protein translation is MASISTTPTQTTIQSLERIGTHSHVRGLGLDERLEPRENADGLVGQQPARKAAGTIVKIVQAGRIAGRAVLIAGPPGTGKTAIAMGMAQTLGPDVPFTMLASSEVYSLEMSKTEALTQAFRKSIGVRIKEEAEIIEGEVVEIQIDRSLTGATKTGKIVMKTTDMETVYELGSKMIDVLQREKVTAGDVITIEKSSGRITKLGRSFARSRDYDAIGSDTKFVQVPEGELQRRREVVHTVTLHEIDVINSRTQGFLALFAGDTGEIKPELRDQINAKVSEWREEGKAEIIPGVLFLDEVHMLDIECFSYLNRALESELSPLLVMASNRGHTQIRGTRFSSPHGIPIDLLDRLLIISTKPYSDREVRQILSLRADEEEVKLTTEALDVLTRMAMETSLRYTINLITTAYLASRRRKAAEVDVADVRRVYNLFLDEKRSVQYLQNHSAEFLSDSPESGAATVA
- the GSH2 gene encoding glutathione synthase (EggNog:ENOG503NU0F; COG:Q); this encodes MASAMSLPPWPPAEILEPTRNKFVTVDARDYALRHGLVYRALPAEEGGMPPQDTTIHAPLTLLPTPFPRDLFEKAMDFAPLYNTLYARVATDKDFLSSVLQNSVVHVDDFQRRLYEIWTVAEEEGTTQSTQLALCRSDYLVHMAPQSTGKLRQVEFNTISASFGALCTLASQMHHFLFRKGAYDAMDPLISKANMPKNEALSVLVSGLADAHNCYVKQQREEHRMIKPAILFVVQPEERNTFDQRALEMELLEEHAIPVLRASLDELGTIASLHGVDRILAMQSPISFTPIEISVVYFRAGYSPTDYKSDDAWATRLLLERSHAIKCPSIAMQLAGAKKVQQVLAEPGVLEHYLGKEGDLLRSTFAKLWPMDDSPLGKEGMALLRESPQGFVLKPQREGGSNNIYKDDIIPALDAMEARDKERNAKQGGSGIKEREGYILMSLIRTPENRGSLFMRAGKQTPGSEHATETVSELGVFGTMLYKPGPSKKAPLDMLSSRTGGYLLRTKASESNEGGVAAGFSVIDSPLLF
- a CDS encoding uncharacterized protein (EggNog:ENOG503NV6N; TransMembrane:6 (i102-122o128-147i167-187o207-231i243-263o269-291i); COG:I); translated protein: MQFRRFRDTSNVAPSIRIDWSLYGGEESAPPLHAADGNGVLNATQKAGVAQPWMPSIPVETMRTNDFLWSLNEEPHKTRRIAILKAHPEVRKLMGHEPLTKYVTVAVVCLQVAIAIGLAQIGMGAYNWRFLLTAYIVGGCANQNLFLAIHEITHNLAFKGIRANRVLAIFANLPIGIPYAMMFKPYHIEHHKYLGEDGIDTDMPTRIELLCLNNVLGKTFFATFQLLFYALRPGFLRAQKLTYWHLLSITTQLIFNFTLYKITGSWIPLIYLILSSFFAGSLHPVAGHFIAEHYMFSNIQQETWSYYGPLNILAYNVGYHNEHHDFPSIPWTRLPALHKLASEFYDTLPCHTSWTMVILEFIFSDHSGLHMRMRRNLSDVHSDRGQAVADAHGHTGWDVRSQAS
- a CDS encoding uncharacterized protein (TransMembrane:2 (i24-42o48-67i)) gives rise to the protein MASEMEEVWNSIFNAGVNSATHRIMNYAFYTLFLTLITMFLATGFSMHVFVLLLLSISLCVAVNMFVGELNRMQDEKDYLKAKKQ
- a CDS encoding uncharacterized protein (COG:C; EggNog:ENOG503NU1K), translated to MQRFASRSARAVSAVHKAGMRASTRRGLATVTGMPQHLHGGLRDQDRIFQNLYCHHDWRLKGALARGDWHRTRDIIDKGNMFIIDQGKASGLRGRGGAGFPSGLKWSFMLKPGWEKDPRPRYLVINADEGEPGTCKDREIMRGDPHKLIEGCLLVARGMGAQTCYIYIRGEFVEEANHLEEAIKEAYKAGLVGRNACGSDFDFDIHVHRGAGAYICGEETALVESLEGKQGKPRMKPPFPADIGLFGCPTTVTNVETMAVVPTIIRRGPSWFANFGRDKNHGTKLFAVSGHVNRPCVVEEEMSIPLKELIDKHCGGVRGGWDNLLAVIPGGSSTPMIPKDVCEHVLMDFDSLRDNQSALGTGSAIVMDKSTDLVKAISRLAKFYQHESCGQCTPCREGTTWAASIMERFEVGRAALREVDMLWELTKQMEGHTICGLSDAAAWPIQGLLRHFRPLVDQRIESYEKEHGAVLFGGHLASERNPELAMPDNWSTPDQHTKDNYRPGIADA